The nucleotide sequence TCTTTTTGTCTTGTAACGTGCACAAACAGCATGGTATCCCTGATGTTTgctccttctttctttctctttttgaTCCGCTCATTTGATACTTACTTCATTGTTGTCCTAGTATCAGCTCTGACCCTGAAGAATGGCAGCCAGCATCATGTCCCATAGTAAAATTCTCAATGATGGTCCTAAGACTGCCCCCCTTCAACGGAATTTtgaatcttcttctcgttatCCTAGTGCTCGATtgatcatcaccttcacttACCATCCACCATGACATACTAAACTCTGACCTCTTGTCACTTTTGAGACTCAACAGTCACCTACCATAACAGCATAACAGTCATTGTTATCATGCTCCCCCTCATCGCCCTTCTCATACTTGccctcccacccacccaaGGACTAAATGACAACCTAACAGGCCCAGGCCTCGCATGGCCCAACCAACTCTGGGTACCCACAGGCGGCTTCACAGCTCCCGGAACAACACTCTCCTCATACTACACCTGGGGACCtgatcccatcatccctcccgCCAACTCATCggggatatgggatatccccttccccttcatccctaTGTTATGGGGCTGTACCCAATCCTACATCGAGCCGTTTCAACGAGCATTATGGTCCAACTTCTCCAATGCCACGCTCACCCCCAGGAGAGAGATACTGGGCTTCAATGAGCCAGATCATCCGCAGCAGGCTGCGTGTACCCCCCAAGAAGCAGCgagggtatggagggagGTGTTGGAACCGTTGAGGTATCAGGGGTATAGGGTTGGTAGTCCCGCTGTTACTAGTGGTGAGGCggggaggaagtggatgagggattggtACGAGGCTTGTATGGGGGGGTGTAAGCCGGATTTCCTAGCTTTGCActgggtgagtgtggtcgGCGGCTCTCCTTGAGACTACTGTATTGTCATGCAGACGAATCGGAGACTAGTGGTTCTGAGAAGGACCAGTCAAGCTGAATGGTGCTCGAGGATAGTACGACCTCGTCCCTCAGAACTTCATAGAGCACATCCAATACTACCATAACACCTACAACCTCCCAATATGGGTAACAGGTAAGTCGAAGcccaaccctcctcttccattcATGCAATCCTAAATTCacttatcatcatcttgactcCAACTTCGCACCAGAATACGCCTCTCAAAACTTCTCAgtcttcaacccctccacaGGGCAATACGATAATCAAGCGACTTACGTGGAAGTACAAAGGTTTATGGATATTACTACAGCGTATATGCAGTCTGTTgattgggttgagaggtggtTCTGGTTTGGAGCGATGTACGAGATGGCAAGTCAACACCGTATTCTTCCTTATAAATCACAACACCCACCCTAAAGAACCCCTCCAATAACTTCTGACCCTTGCTCTTTGgatcaaagagaaagaagaagagagggcAAAACTAACATTGTCTATGATCGACCGACAGCAAGGCGTCAACGAGCTAGATTGTCTATTCGACCCTTCTGGCAAACCCAATCGCACAGGCGCACTGAACGAGCTGGGCGTACAGTACGCCGGGTCGAATGGGAGCGTATCGGTGGGACAGCAATTATCGTCAGGTGGTAGGAGGAGAATCGCAGATTGGAGTAGGTTCAGGTGGATCGACAGTCTTGGTAGTTTACTTTCATAAAGTATCACCTCAGGCGGTTTAAGATCAGATAGAACTCGTTCAGCTCATCTCTATCTAGAATCTCATATCGGACAAGTCAATGCAACCGTTGTAATATCTTATAATCATGGAATAATCATATTCATAAGCATGCAAAGAACTATAAAACGTAAACATAAGGAATCTACCAAAAAGTATAAAGAAGATGTACAACAGAAAGAAAATCTAGTATCAACCACTCAAGCCACCAGGGCTACTCCCACTCGTACCTATCCAGAGCACATCAAACAAGCATCCTTGTTCTCGATAGAGCACTGCAAAGCAGCCTCGGCTCTCTCCTCTGCTCGTCGCTTGGCCTCTTCATAGgtgatctcctcctcttcgcttGGTTTGGGCGAATCCGATCGGCTCTCCGAAGCTTGAGGTACGGGTGGGGGAGCAGGGGCGGAAGAAGCGGTAGTAGCGATTTTCACCTGTCTCATAGGGGCTACCAACGATTCAGCCGAAGCTCCACTGGCAGCAGCAGTTTTGCCCTCAGCTGCGAGGGATTTGGCTTGTTTCAATGTAGCCGCGTCGATGGTGAATTGGATGGCGTTGGCAGAAGGCTTGGTCCTAAGGTAGTAGGCACCAGTCTTCAATCCTCGTTTCCATCCGTAGAAGTGCATCGAGGTCAATTGCGAGAAAGATGGGTTGGCCAagtggatgttgagtgattgagattgatcgatGAATGCTCCCCGGTCGGCGGCGAGGTCGATGACTGCCTTTTGAGAGATTTCCCATACGGTCTTGTAGATGGCTTTGAGCTCGGCAGGAATTTGGGGGATGTTCTGGATGGAACCTTGAgcagcgatgatgaggttctTCATGTTATCGTCCCATAATccgaggttgatgagatctCGAAGTAACCATGGGCAGACCACTTGGAAATCACCAGAAAGTACTCTTCGCGCGTAAAGCATGGAAGTGTAGGGTTCGAAACATTCGTTCCAACCTAAGATCTGGGAAGTAGAGGCAGTAGGCATAGGAGCGACGAGCAAAGAGTTTCGGACACCGTGCTTGGCGATGTTGGCTCGGAGCTCAGTCCAGTCCCAAAGGTCGGTGGGTGTTCGGCCCCAGAAGTCAGGTTGGAGTTTACCTTGAGAGATGGGCGATCCCTCGTATGAAGGGTATTTACCGAGTTCTTGAGCCATCTCGCAGGATGCGGTCAAAGCGGCGTGGTAGATGGTCTCGAAGATTTGGATGTTGAGTTCTCGAGCGGCAGGAGAGTCGAAGGGCATTCGAAGAGCCATGAAAGCATCGGCGAGACCTTGGACACCCAAACCTACAGGTCGGTGTCGCATGTTGGAGTTTCGAGCTTCAGGTACAGGGTAGTAGTTTCGAGTGATGACTTGATCCAAGTTCTTGGTGACTACTTTAGTGATCTCGTGGAGCTTCTTGAAGTCGTAGGTCCTCTTCTCGAGGTCGACGAAGGcgggaagagcgagagaagCCAAGTTACATACAGCTACTTCATCGGGAGCAGAGTATTCGATGATCTCGGTACACaagttggatgatttgatggtaCCCAAGTGCTGTTGGTTGGACTTGGAGTTGGCAGCGTCCTTGTAAAGGATGAATGGACCACCAGTCTCGGTTTGAGCTTCGAGGATGGAGAACCAAAGCTTTTGAGCCTTGATGGTCTTTCGGCCTTTACCGGCTTTCTCGTAACCTTCGTAGAGTTTCTCGAACTCTTCAGAGTGGACATCGGCAAGACCGGGACATTCGGAAGGACACATGAGAGTCCAGTCACCATCTTGTTCGACTCGCTTCATGAAGAGATCAGGGATCCACAGGGCGTAGAAGAGATCTCGAGCTCGGACTTCTTCTTTACCGTGGTTCTTTCTCAAGTCGAGGAAGTCAAAGACATCGGCGTGCCATGGCTCGAGGTAGATAGCGAAAGCACCAGGTCGTTTGTTACCACCTTGGTCGACGTATCGGGCGGTAGCATCGTAGGTTCTTAACATGGGAACAATACCGTTGGAGTAACCGTTGGTACCGGCAATGTAAGCACCTTTGGCTCGGATATTGTGGATGTGAAGACCGATACCACCGGCGGTCTTGGAGATTTGAGCACAGGTCTTGAGGGTATCGTAAATACCATCGATGGAGTCGTCTCTCATGGCAACGAGGAAACAAGAGGACATTTGAGCGTGGGGGGTACCGGAGTTGAATAGCTACAAAGAGACAGCGTCAGCTATCAGTCCTAGGGGCGAACTcgaaagctgacttacagTAGGAGAAGCGTGGGTAAAGTATCGCTCAGACATGAGGTTGTAGGTCTCAATGACTTTATCGATGTTGGCACCGTGGATACCGACAGCAACTCGCATGATCATGTGTTGAGGTCTCTCAACGATCTTACCATTGACTCGCAAGAGATAAGATCGCTCGAGGGTCTTGAAACCGAAATAGTTGTAAGCGAAATCTCGATCGTAGATGATGGCTGAGTCGAGGGTTTCCTTGTTGTCCATTACGATCTTGTAGACGTCATCAGCAATCATGGGGGCATGTTTGCCGGTTTTGGGGTTGACCCATTCGTACAAGTCTTGAATGACCGAGGAGAAGTGCTTCTTGGTTTCCTTGTGGAGATTGGAGATGGCAATTCGAGCGGCAAGGATGGCGTAGTCTGGGTGTTTGGTGGTGAGGTAGGCGGCGGTTTCAGCGGCGAGGTTCTGTGagatcaggtgagtcagcaTATCAACTATTTGCAACGAAGCGACAGTTTGCACTGTAGAAGAAATTACAGGAAGACGAGAAGTAGAGAATTGACAAGCACGCGACGTGAAGCAGGCTAAGAACTACAAGCATATTTCAAGCGAAGAAACCACTACTCACATCAAGCTCGACAGTAGTGATACCAGCGTGAATACCAACAATCACTTTCTGAGTGATTTCAGCAGGTTCGACGAAGTTTGGATCAAGACCGTATGATAATTTATTTATACGAGCAGTGACTTTGTCAAAGGCGACTATTCGTGGTGTGGGTTATCAGCTTTTGGCCTTCTGCAATGCAAGGTAATGGGAAAGGGGCAAGCTGATGGGTACGTACCGGGTTCTTTTCGACCGTCTCGTTTGTAGATCCACATCACCATTTTGATGAGATGTTATGTGTGGTAGAGTGGAGCAAAGAGGAGTAcaggaagttggatgagatgtgTCTGAGCGCGTTGAGATAGCTTAGTCAGCTTAGATTCTCGTCCGCATTCATAGACAACCAGCTGAAAACAAACTCACTTTCGTAGAAGTTGTTCGTAGCGTGCGATGGAAGGACCAAGCCTTTGATTGATTAGTTATACAAATAGATGATAATTTATTAAGATgaaagaatgaagaaggaataaAACATTAGGAAGAAGGATCGCGTTGAGACACCCGCCCCCCTCTTTTTAAACGATCCCATACAACCGTATGGTGGTTCAGATCGCGTCAAAAATCTACTCTCCAGGTGGATTATGTAATGTTTAATATGTTGATTCAGCTAATGTTTTTGGTACGCGTTCGCGTTGTCTCCTGATCCGACGCGTCCATCAGGAAACGAATCACGAAAAGTTGACCTGACTTTTGACCCGCCTCCTCTCTCGTCAAGAGGGTTGCTTGCTCAGCAAACTGTGGAGGTGGATTCCAGGATATCTCAGGAATGTCCATGTGGTACAGTATCCATCGATTAGTCCATTCGATCTGGACTCTCGTCTCCTTACAGTAGAATATGATggctgatggctgatggCTGACGGGGAGCAATCCGATGGATCGTGGAATCTCTGCAGCGACGCGTCGTACTGTTGACAGAATAACTAGTAATGTTGCAACGAGTGGTTCAATACGCGTAATGACAACCAGTCTACGCGTACGCGTATGCGGTTGACATCATCTAATATTCTCAGTGCACTCAATGGATCAACGGGTCgttatctgatatctgatatcaAGGTCTGCTCAGGATGAGAACGTCGGACCCGAATGTTGCACACACAACAAG is from Kwoniella bestiolae CBS 10118 chromosome 6, complete sequence and encodes:
- a CDS encoding ribonucleoside-diphosphate reductase, alpha subunit, with product MVMWIYKRDGRKEPVAFDKVTARINKLSYGLDPNFVEPAEITQKVIVGIHAGITTVELDNLAAETAAYLTTKHPDYAILAARIAISNLHKETKKHFSSVIQDLYEWVNPKTGKHAPMIADDVYKIVMDNKETLDSAIIYDRDFAYNYFGFKTLERSYLLRVNGKIVERPQHMIMRVAVGIHGANIDKVIETYNLMSERYFTHASPTLFNSGTPHAQMSSCFLVAMRDDSIDGIYDTLKTCAQISKTAGGIGLHIHNIRAKGAYIAGTNGYSNGIVPMLRTYDATARYVDQGGNKRPGAFAIYLEPWHADVFDFLDLRKNHGKEEVRARDLFYALWIPDLFMKRVEQDGDWTLMCPSECPGLADVHSEEFEKLYEGYEKAGKGRKTIKAQKLWFSILEAQTETGGPFILYKDAANSKSNQQHLGTIKSSNLCTEIIEYSAPDEVAVCNLASLALPAFVDLEKRTYDFKKLHEITKVVTKNLDQVITRNYYPVPEARNSNMRHRPVGLGVQGLADAFMALRMPFDSPAARELNIQIFETIYHAALTASCEMAQELGKYPSYEGSPISQGKLQPDFWGRTPTDLWDWTELRANIAKHGVRNSLLVAPMPTASTSQILGWNECFEPYTSMLYARRVLSGDFQVVCPWLLRDLINLGLWDDNMKNLIIAAQGSIQNIPQIPAELKAIYKTVWEISQKAVIDLAADRGAFIDQSQSLNIHLANPSFSQLTSMHFYGWKRGLKTGAYYLRTKPSANAIQFTIDAATLKQAKSLAAEGKTAAASGASAESLVAPMRQVKIATTASSAPAPPPVPQASESRSDSPKPSEEEEITYEEAKRRAEERAEAALQCSIENKDACLMCSG